In a genomic window of Phragmites australis chromosome 14, lpPhrAust1.1, whole genome shotgun sequence:
- the LOC133890048 gene encoding uncharacterized protein LOC133890048 — MAQQMQSSQPVPAPAPAPAHINHGGGGEESKQEQLLAEVVEVSKAIKDGADSNLADWEDLLEISKVLDKITIKISPKDDGKREEELHVSKREELAMLLPTIKRALEQRKQPQRQHPPPPDKKVLAASGCYPFKSRSSPQQQGGGGGGGQEEEEATVSLKLLLRLTDNVLQPVQYYEWTTSYVDESRIYGWDKDAGHVVDALVGPEDGGGDKRLFRAAGIAGIHGSGKTALAQKVFVHGRVKDNFPLRLWVCVGPPDSEDRFDLLYRMLDNLGLDTYKVESIVGDSKVVRDATSKEEKRILKDDAAAVEDMKKKAREMVAEEALKKSKDAAKKPDDATKEKDEAAKKPDDATKKKEEAAKKPDDATKEEEEAAKKPDDATKEEKEEAAKKLDDTTKEEEEAAKKPDDNTKEEEEAAKKPDDATKEEEEAAKKPDDATKEEEEEATKKPDDATKEEEEAAKKPDDATKEEEEAAKKPDDATKEEEEEAAKKPDDATKEEEEAAKKPDDDATKEEEEAAKKPDDATKEEEEEAAKKSDDATKEKEEATKKPDDATKEEEEATEEEEEAAKKPDDATKEEDEEATKKHDDATKEEEETAKKPDDAIKEKEEATTKPDDTTKEKEETAKKPDDATKKKEEIAKKPDDVIKKEAAAGQNTKEQEDLMFKKLLKEKAEDCPAVQKSKIGVLLYILHVTLSRTGYLIVFDDIRVYGDDGWYSNLTLPPPPEGEWGDRLAYGLPKGNHKSAVLVTCRKEDDARAMVRTGRVFRPPKLELEDGWKLFEKEYNKAKENLKKDGKDAKGEDMLFKDLEQMKKEIVNKCLGLPVAIAEAARGFAALEPLPDPSPQEQAAATTKPAEDQTVSSKKDKQAEEEEASDKSAD, encoded by the exons ATGGCCCAACAGATGCAGAGCAGCCAGCCTgttcctgctcctgctcctgctcctgctcatATCAatcatggaggaggaggagaagagagcaAGCAGGAGCAGCTGCTGGCCGAAGTGGTGGAGGTGTCCAAGGCCATCAAGGACGGGGCCGACAGCAATCTGGCTGACTGGGAGGATCTGCTGGAAATCTCCAAGGTCCTAGACAAGATCACCATCAAGATCTCACCAAAAGATGATGGCaagagggaggaggagctccacgTGAGCAAGAGGGAGGAGCTGGCGATGCTGTTGCCCACCATCAAGCGCGCATTGGAGCAACGCAAGCAGCCACAGCGGcagcatcctcctcctcccgataAGAAGGTGCTGGCGGCGAGCGGTTGCTACCCCTTCAAGTCCCGGTCGTCGCCGCAGCAgcaaggaggaggcggcggcggcggccaagaagaagaagaagcaaccgtGTCACTGAAGCTGCTGCTACGGCTGACCGATAACGTGCTGCAGCCTGTGCAGTACTACGAGTGGACCACGAGCTACGTCGACGAGAGCAGGATCTACGGCTGGGACAAGGACGCCGGCCATGTGGTGGACGCCCTCGTCGGCCcggaggacggcggcggcgacaaaCGGCTGTTCCGTGCGGCCGGCATCGCGGGCATCCATGGGAGCGGCAAGACGGCGCTGGCGCAGAAGGTGTTCGTGCACGGGAGGGTCAAGGACAATTTCCCGCTCCGCCTCTGGGTCTGCGTCGGCCCGCCGGACTCCGAGGACAGGTTCGACCTCCTCTACCGCATGCTCGACAACCTCGGCCTCGACACCTACAAGGTGGAGAGCATCGTCGGCGACTCCAAAGTCGTCAGAGATGCCACTAGCAAAGAGGAGAAAAGGATCCTCAAGGACGATGCCGCCGCCGTAGAGGACATGAAGAAAAAGGCCCGCGAGATGGTCGCCGAAGAGGCTTTGAAGAAAAGCAAGGATGCAGCCAAAAAGCCCGACGATGCCACCAAGGAGAAGGACGAGGCCGCCAAGAAGCCCGACGATGCcaccaagaagaaggaggaggccgccaAGAAGCCCGACGATGccaccaaggaggaggaggaggccgccaaGAAGCCCGACGATGCCaccaaggaggagaaggaggaggccgccaAGAAGCTCGATGATACCaccaaagaggaggaggaggcagccaaAAAGCCCGACGATAACAccaaggaagaggaggaggccgccaaAAAACCCGACGATGccaccaaggaggaggaggaggccgccaaGAAGCCCGACGATGccaccaaggaggaggaggaggaggctacGAAGAAGCCTGACGATGCCAccaaggaagaggaggaggccgccaaGAAGCCCGACGATGCCaccaaagaggaggaggaggccgccaaAAAACCCGACGATGccaccaaggaggaggaggaggaggctgcgaAGAAGCCCGACGATGCCAccaaggaagaggaggaggccgccaaGAAACCCGACGATGATGccaccaaggaggaggaggaggccgccaaGAAGCCCGACGATGccaccaaggaggaggaggaggaggccgccaaGAAGTCCGACGATGCCACCAAGGAAAAGGAGGAGGCCACCAAAAAACCCGATGATGCcaccaaggaggaggaagaggccaccgaggaggaggaggaggccgccaaGAAGCCCGACGATGCCAccaaggaggaggacgaggaggccaCCAAGAAGCACGACGATGccaccaaggaggaggaggagaccgcCAAGAAGCCCGACGATGCCAtcaaggagaaggaggaggcaacCACGAAGCCCGACGATACCaccaaggagaaggaggagaccGCCAAGAAACCCGACGATGCCACcaagaaaaaggaggagattgccAAGAAACCTGACGATGTCATCAAGAAGGAGGCTGCTGCCGGCCAAAATACCAAGGAACAGGAGGATCTTATGTTCAAGAAACTGCTCaaggagaaggctgaggactgCCCCGCAGTACAGAAATCCAAAATCG GGGTTTTGCTGTACATCCTACACGTGACGCTGTCCAGGACGGGCTACCTGATCGTGTTCGACGACATCCGGGTGTACGGCGACGACGGCTGGTACAGCAACCTGactctgccgccgccgccggagggcGAGTGGGGGGACCGCCTCGCCTACGGCCTGCCCAAGGGGAACCACAAGAGCGCCGTGCTCGTCACCTGCCGGAAGGAGGACGACGCCAGGGCCATGGTGCGAACCGGCAGAGTCTTCCGCCCGCCCAAGCTCGAGCTGGAAGACGGCTGGAAGCTCTTCGAGAAGGAGTACAACAAAGCCAAGGAGAACCTCAAGAAGGATGGCAAAGATGCCAAGGGGGAGGACATGCTCTTCAAGGACCTGGAGCAGATGAAGAAGGAGATAGTGAACAAGTGCCTTGGCCTGCCGGTGGCCATCGCCGAGGCGGCCAGAGGCTTCGCCGCCCTCGAGCCCTTGCCGGATCCTAGTCCGCAGGAacaagcagcagcaacaactaAACCTGCAGAGGATCAGACCGTGAGTAGTAAGAAGGACAAGCAGgctgaagaagaagaggccTCTGATAAGTCTGCAGATTAA